The proteins below are encoded in one region of Phaseolus vulgaris cultivar G19833 chromosome 1, P. vulgaris v2.0, whole genome shotgun sequence:
- the LOC137814214 gene encoding cyclin-P3-1 — MGSLAVETEDVSSDIYLSLGLKELDKGVGAPRVLSLLSSLLERLVQRNETLLEANHIKDVVTVFHGLRAPTLSVRKYIDRIFKYSGCSPSCFVVAHIYVDRFIQHTEIKLTSLNVHRLLITSIMLAAKFIDDAFYNNAYYAKVGGVSTSELNRLEMSFLFGVDFRLQVSVDTFGRYCRQLEKEAAETLQIERPMQACRIKESWSNKDDPTCASTIAR, encoded by the exons ATGGGGAGTCTTGCGGTTGAAACTGAGGATGTAAGCTCTGATATATACCTTTCATTGGGGCTGAAGGAATTAGATAAAGGAGTGGGAGCTCCTCGGGTTTTATCActtctctcttctcttcttGAGAGATTAGTTCAGAGAAATGAAACGCTATTGGAGGCAAATCACATAAAAGATGTTGTTACAGTATTTCATGGTTTAAGAGCTCCTACTCTGAGTGTTCGTAAGTACATTGATCGTATCTTCAAGTACTCAGGTTGCAGCCCATCCTGCTTTGTTGTGGCACACATATATGTGGATAGATTTATTCAGCACACAGAAATCAAATTGACTTCACTTAATGTGCACCGGCTTTTGATAACAAGCATTATGCTAGCCGCAAAGTTTATAGATGACGC ATTCTACAATAATGCTTACTATGCAAAAGTTGGCGGAGTAAGCACTTCTGAATTAAACAGGTTGGAGATGAGTTTTCTGTTTGGAGTAGATTTTAGACTTCAGGTTAGTGTAGACACGTTTGGAAGATATTGTAGGCAATTGGAGAAGGAAGCCGCAGAAACACTACAAATTGAAAGGCCAATGCAGGCTTGTCGAATTAAGGAAAGCTGGTCAAACAAAGACGACCCAACTTGTGCTTCCACAATTGCAAGATGA
- the LOC137814213 gene encoding DAR GTPase 3, chloroplastic, whose product MSVQLSGLWVPNSPPSPPYFLPNRGRFSASALSSQSPTIQIIGVGGPSWRDNGYGNPNGNLFDGCQAESDLWSDINTDLYHWTKTLRPVQWFPGHIAKAEKELKEQLKLMDVVIEVRDGRIPISTSHPQMDLWLGNRKRILVLNREDMISTADRNAWADYFTKNGTKAVFSNGKLGMGTMKLGRLAKELAADVNIKRRAKGLLPRAIRAGIVGYPNVGKSSLINRLLKRRMCPAAPRPGVTRDLRWVRFGKDLELLDSPGILPMRISDQSAAIKLAICDDIGERSYDVSDVAAILVQMLTKLPTVGGDTLRKRYKIDVDSQNGKIFVEKLAVRVFNGDVHQAAFRVLADFRKGKFGWTALERPSR is encoded by the exons ATGAGTGTTCAGCTATCAGGTTTATGGGTCCCCAACTCTCCACCAAGTCCCCCATACTTCCTTCCCAACCGTGGCAGATTCTCCGCATCAGCTCTCTCATCCCAATCTCCCACTATTCAG ATAATTGGTGTGGGAGGCCCCAGTTGGAGGGATAATGGATATGGCAATCCCAACGGCAACTTATTTGATGGGTGTCAAGCAGAGAGTGATCTTTGGAGTGACATTAACACTGATCTTTATCACTGGACAAAGACATTGCGCCCTGTGCAG TGGTTTCCTGGTCATATTGCAAAAGCAGAAAAAGAACTGAAGGAGCAGCTCAAATTGATGGATGTTGTGATAGAGGTGCGGGATGGACGAATTCCTATCTCCACAAGTCATCCACAG ATGGATTTATGGCTTGGAAATAGAAAGAGAATTTTGGTTTTAAATAGAGAAGACATGATATCAACTGCAGACCGCAATGCTTGGGCAGATTATTTTACTAAGAATGGCACAAAAGCTGTCTTCTCCAATGGGAAGCTTGGAATG GGAACGATGAAGCTAGGCCGGTTAGCAAAGGAATTAGCAGCTGATGTAAATATTAAGCGTCGAGCCAAAGGGCTACTTCCTCGCGCG ATTCGAGCTGGAATAGTTGGATACCCTAATGTTGGAAAATCATCTTTGATCAACCGTTTGTTAAAGCGAAGAATGTGCCCAGCAGCTCCCAGGCCAGGAGTTACAAGAGACTTGAG GTGGGTTCGTTTTGGGAAAGATCTTGAACTGCTGGATTCTCCTGGGATACTCCCAATGCGAATCAGTGATCAGTCAGCTGCTATAAAACTCGCCATATGTGATGATATTGGAGAGAGGTCCTATGATGTGTCTGATGTTGCTGCAATTCTTGTGCAGATGCTCACAAAACTTCCCACAGTAG GAGGAGATACTCTTCGTAAACGGTACAAGATTGATGTAGATAGTCAAAATGGTAAAAT ATTCGTAGAGAAGCTTGCAGTTCGAGTATTTAATGGAGATGTTCATCAAGCAGCATTCCGTGTCCTAGCAGATTTTAGAAAAGGTAAGTTTGGTTGGACTGCACTGGAGAGGCCCTCTAGGTGA
- the LOC137814216 gene encoding ARM REPEAT PROTEIN INTERACTING WITH ABF2-like isoform X2, producing MENPNTVSRGLKRKPEGDLSQNQSDFKAQCLSSKFRKKILRQVSLLNSTTSDPLTLQKAIHNLSVLAEDEDLVDTVLDCGVVPALVRHFKLPDARNDDNSNIGKDSSDRVIDHEECEMAKGCALIIELLAVKQEYQDLIVGAGALPCLVESLKKHKICTISQPLINLLKRAADAITSLAHENSDIKTCVRREGGIPPLVELLEFGDIKVQRAAARTLRTLAFKNDGNKNQIVECDALPTLVLMLGSEDSKLHSEAIGVIGNLVHSSPNIKKDVLLAGALQPVICSLSSSSYCSESRREAALLLGQFATTDSDCKVHIAQRGAIPPLVDMLKSSDAELQEMSSFALGRLAQDSHNQAGIAQSGGIEPLLKLLDSKKTPVQQNVVFALYGLSDNEDNVVCIIKADGFQRLKAGNFKNQQTVECAMKTLKRLEEKTQGRVLKQLIRLMCYPEEVVQRRVAIALAYLCSPRDSKTIFIDNRGLNLLLDMLKSPNVRQMSDASAALHKLAAKAHSSVVSLFELPPPSPSPQVYLGEEYVNNPKLSDITFLVEGRTFYAHRDCLVSSDIFRAMFDGSYREREAKNVVIPNIKWDVFELMMRFIYTGTVDVSLDMAQDLLRAADQYLLDGLKRICEYAIIQEISVENVVILYKVAEDFNATSLRHACILFMLEKFDVLRSEPWYCSLVHHILPNICMFFSTLLVKSHPVDL from the exons ATGGAAAACCCTAACACTGTATCAAGAGGCTTGAAGCGTAAACCTGAAGGAGATCTAAGCCAGAACCAATCAGATTTCAAGGCTCAATGCCTCTCGTCAAAGTTCCGTAAGAAGATTTTACGTCAGGTTTCTCTTCTTAATTCTACTACCTCGGATCCTCTTACACTTCAGAAAGCCATTCACAACCTCTCCGTACTTGCAGAAGATG AGGATCTTGTGGATACTGTGCTTGATTGTGGTGTTGTTCCTGCTCTGGTGAGGCATTTTAAACTGCCAGATGCACGAAATGATGATAATAGTAATATAGGTAAAGACTCTAGTGACAGAGTTATCGATCATGAGGAGTGTGAGATGGCCAAAGGATGTGCTCTCATTATCGAGCTTCTCGCAGTCAAA CAAGAGTATCAGGACCTCATAGTAGGTGCTGGAGCCTTGCCTTGTCTAGTAGAATCTTTAAAGAAGCACAAGATCTGTACTATTTCTCAGCCACTCATTAATCTTCTAAAGAGAGCAGCTGATGCAATAACGAGCTTAGCTCATGAAAATAGTGATATCAAGACTTGTGTTAg GAGAGAAGGTGGTATACCTCCTCTGGTTGAATTGCTTGAATTTGGTGATATTAAAGTACAGAGAGCAGCTGCACGGACCTTAAGAACTCTTGCATTTAAAAATGATGGCAATAAAAATCAG ATAGTTGAATGCGATGCATTACCTACTCTTGTACTAATGCTTGGATCAGAGGATTCTAAATTACATTCTGAGGCG ATTGGTGTGATTGGAAATCTGGTTCACTCTTCGCCAAATATTAAGAAAGATGTTCTTTTAGCTGGTGCTTTACAACCTGTCATTTGTTCACTTAG TTCTAGTTCCTATTGTTCGGAGAGCAGAAGAGAAGCAGCCCTTTTACTTGGTCAGTTTGCCACAACAGATTCAGATTGCAAG GTTCATATTGCCCAACGAGGGGCTATTCCACCATTGGTTGATATGCTGAAGTCTTCTGATGCCGAGCTTCAGGAAATGTCGTCTTTTGCACTTGGGAGGTTGGCACAG GACTCGCATAACCAAGCTGGTATTGCTCAAAGTGGAGGTATAGAGCCATTACTTAAACTTCTCGACTCAAAGAAGACGCCTgtccaacaaaatgttgtttttGCCCTCTATGGTCTTTCTGATAATGAG GACAATGTTGTTTGTATTATTAAGGCTGATGGTTTTCAAAGACTGAAGGCTGGAAATTTCAAAAATCAA CAAACTGTAGAGTGTGCCATGAAGACGTTAAAAAGATTGGAGGAAAAGACTCAAGGGCGA GTGTTGAAACAGCTAATACGTCTTATGTGCTACCCTGAAGAAGTGGTTCAAAGACGTGTAGCTATTGCTCTTGCATATTTATGTTCTCCTCGTGATAGTAAAACTATATTCATTGACAACAGAG GATTAAATTTGCTGCTGGACATGCTTAAATCTCCAAACGTAAGGCAGATGAGTGATGCTTCGGCTGCGCTTCACAAATTGGCTGCCAAAGCCCATTCTTCCGTTGTCTCCCTTTTTGAACTTCCTCCTCCGTCACCAAGTCCTCAG GTGTACTTGGGCGAGGAATATGTAAACAATCCAAAACTTTCTGACATTACATTCCTGGTTGAAG gTAGAACCTTTTATGCTCATAGAGATTGTTTAGTTTCTTCAGACATATTTCGCGCCATGTTTGATGGCAGTTATAGG GAGAGGGAAGCAAAAAATGTAGTGATTCCAAATATAAAGTGGGATGTCTTTGAATTGATGATGAG ATTTATATATACTGGAACGGTAGATGTCAGTTTGGATATGGCTCAGGATCTCCTCAGAGCGGCAGATCAGTATCTTCTGGACGGTCTCAAGCGTATTTGTGAATATGCTATTATTCAG GAAATATCAGTGGAAAATGTTGTAATACTGTACAAGGTGGCTGAAGATTTCAATGCTACTTCATTAAGACATGCATGCATACTGTTTATGTTGGAGAAATTTGATGTACTGAGATCTGAACCATG GTATTGTTCCCTGGTACATCACATTCTTCCAAATATATGCATGTTCTTCTCTACTTTACTTGTTAAGTCTCATCCAGTTGACTTGTGA
- the LOC137814216 gene encoding ARM REPEAT PROTEIN INTERACTING WITH ABF2-like isoform X1, whose product MENPNTVSRGLKRKPEGDLSQNQSDFKAQCLSSKFRKKILRQVSLLNSTTSDPLTLQKAIHNLSVLAEDEDLVDTVLDCGVVPALVRHFKLPDARNDDNSNIGKDSSDRVIDHEECEMAKGCALIIELLAVKQEYQDLIVGAGALPCLVESLKKHKICTISQPLINLLKRAADAITSLAHENSDIKTCVRREGGIPPLVELLEFGDIKVQRAAARTLRTLAFKNDGNKNQVVIFLHSIDVINLVVLVVYKIKKLQIVECDALPTLVLMLGSEDSKLHSEAIGVIGNLVHSSPNIKKDVLLAGALQPVICSLSSSSYCSESRREAALLLGQFATTDSDCKVHIAQRGAIPPLVDMLKSSDAELQEMSSFALGRLAQDSHNQAGIAQSGGIEPLLKLLDSKKTPVQQNVVFALYGLSDNEDNVVCIIKADGFQRLKAGNFKNQQTVECAMKTLKRLEEKTQGRVLKQLIRLMCYPEEVVQRRVAIALAYLCSPRDSKTIFIDNRGLNLLLDMLKSPNVRQMSDASAALHKLAAKAHSSVVSLFELPPPSPSPQVYLGEEYVNNPKLSDITFLVEGRTFYAHRDCLVSSDIFRAMFDGSYREREAKNVVIPNIKWDVFELMMRFIYTGTVDVSLDMAQDLLRAADQYLLDGLKRICEYAIIQEISVENVVILYKVAEDFNATSLRHACILFMLEKFDVLRSEPWYCSLVHHILPNICMFFSTLLVKSHPVDL is encoded by the exons ATGGAAAACCCTAACACTGTATCAAGAGGCTTGAAGCGTAAACCTGAAGGAGATCTAAGCCAGAACCAATCAGATTTCAAGGCTCAATGCCTCTCGTCAAAGTTCCGTAAGAAGATTTTACGTCAGGTTTCTCTTCTTAATTCTACTACCTCGGATCCTCTTACACTTCAGAAAGCCATTCACAACCTCTCCGTACTTGCAGAAGATG AGGATCTTGTGGATACTGTGCTTGATTGTGGTGTTGTTCCTGCTCTGGTGAGGCATTTTAAACTGCCAGATGCACGAAATGATGATAATAGTAATATAGGTAAAGACTCTAGTGACAGAGTTATCGATCATGAGGAGTGTGAGATGGCCAAAGGATGTGCTCTCATTATCGAGCTTCTCGCAGTCAAA CAAGAGTATCAGGACCTCATAGTAGGTGCTGGAGCCTTGCCTTGTCTAGTAGAATCTTTAAAGAAGCACAAGATCTGTACTATTTCTCAGCCACTCATTAATCTTCTAAAGAGAGCAGCTGATGCAATAACGAGCTTAGCTCATGAAAATAGTGATATCAAGACTTGTGTTAg GAGAGAAGGTGGTATACCTCCTCTGGTTGAATTGCTTGAATTTGGTGATATTAAAGTACAGAGAGCAGCTGCACGGACCTTAAGAACTCTTGCATTTAAAAATGATGGCAATAAAAATCAGGTAGTTATCTTCCTGCATTCAATTGATGTGATAAATTTGGTTGTCTTGGTTGTttacaagataaaaaaattgcAGATAGTTGAATGCGATGCATTACCTACTCTTGTACTAATGCTTGGATCAGAGGATTCTAAATTACATTCTGAGGCG ATTGGTGTGATTGGAAATCTGGTTCACTCTTCGCCAAATATTAAGAAAGATGTTCTTTTAGCTGGTGCTTTACAACCTGTCATTTGTTCACTTAG TTCTAGTTCCTATTGTTCGGAGAGCAGAAGAGAAGCAGCCCTTTTACTTGGTCAGTTTGCCACAACAGATTCAGATTGCAAG GTTCATATTGCCCAACGAGGGGCTATTCCACCATTGGTTGATATGCTGAAGTCTTCTGATGCCGAGCTTCAGGAAATGTCGTCTTTTGCACTTGGGAGGTTGGCACAG GACTCGCATAACCAAGCTGGTATTGCTCAAAGTGGAGGTATAGAGCCATTACTTAAACTTCTCGACTCAAAGAAGACGCCTgtccaacaaaatgttgtttttGCCCTCTATGGTCTTTCTGATAATGAG GACAATGTTGTTTGTATTATTAAGGCTGATGGTTTTCAAAGACTGAAGGCTGGAAATTTCAAAAATCAA CAAACTGTAGAGTGTGCCATGAAGACGTTAAAAAGATTGGAGGAAAAGACTCAAGGGCGA GTGTTGAAACAGCTAATACGTCTTATGTGCTACCCTGAAGAAGTGGTTCAAAGACGTGTAGCTATTGCTCTTGCATATTTATGTTCTCCTCGTGATAGTAAAACTATATTCATTGACAACAGAG GATTAAATTTGCTGCTGGACATGCTTAAATCTCCAAACGTAAGGCAGATGAGTGATGCTTCGGCTGCGCTTCACAAATTGGCTGCCAAAGCCCATTCTTCCGTTGTCTCCCTTTTTGAACTTCCTCCTCCGTCACCAAGTCCTCAG GTGTACTTGGGCGAGGAATATGTAAACAATCCAAAACTTTCTGACATTACATTCCTGGTTGAAG gTAGAACCTTTTATGCTCATAGAGATTGTTTAGTTTCTTCAGACATATTTCGCGCCATGTTTGATGGCAGTTATAGG GAGAGGGAAGCAAAAAATGTAGTGATTCCAAATATAAAGTGGGATGTCTTTGAATTGATGATGAG ATTTATATATACTGGAACGGTAGATGTCAGTTTGGATATGGCTCAGGATCTCCTCAGAGCGGCAGATCAGTATCTTCTGGACGGTCTCAAGCGTATTTGTGAATATGCTATTATTCAG GAAATATCAGTGGAAAATGTTGTAATACTGTACAAGGTGGCTGAAGATTTCAATGCTACTTCATTAAGACATGCATGCATACTGTTTATGTTGGAGAAATTTGATGTACTGAGATCTGAACCATG GTATTGTTCCCTGGTACATCACATTCTTCCAAATATATGCATGTTCTTCTCTACTTTACTTGTTAAGTCTCATCCAGTTGACTTGTGA